Proteins from a genomic interval of Syngnathus typhle isolate RoL2023-S1 ecotype Sweden linkage group LG15, RoL_Styp_1.0, whole genome shotgun sequence:
- the LOC133167841 gene encoding phosphatidylinositol-binding clathrin assembly protein-like — translation MSGPTLTDRIAAAQHSMSGSAISKAVCKATTHEVSGPKKKHLDYLIHCTNELNVSIPHLADTLLERTASNSWIVVFKALIATHHLMMYGNERLMQYVASRNTLFNLNNFLDKAALQGYNMSTFIRRYSRYLNEKAMSFRLAAVDFTKMKRGVDGVMRTMNTDKLIKTLPIIQNQLDALLDFQPNSNELSNGVINTAFMLLFKDSIRLFAAYNEGVINMLEKYFDMKKNQCKEALELYKTFLNRMTKLSEFLKVAEQVGIDQGDSPDLTQAPNSLLEALEQHLASLEGRKLKDLSTASRSSTLSSTVSSLSSTGISLSRMDDKTDDNRLQQHKDDGHKMIDIQTPNASPGTQSVGSANSSGGATDLFSSSPLVAVNNHVPNLTGELFTLQPHFAPLQTTHTVPNNNAWGGDLLKPIPPTQIHNPGAPLHSGKMFPSDLDSSLANLVGNLQFGGTQAKRPELQWSQLVEKKPTGGSGWQTKTMCTGTNWTHSPHPMAPAPMPVPQMNGLIYTGYAPAPVAFPMTTPQVPVYGMLPPQMSHHMGGVPMMPPQPVMYNQPVLRPTNPFGPIPGTQMHFM, via the exons ATGTCCGGGCCGACTCTGACGGACCGGATCGCCGCCGCGCAGCACAGCATGAGCGGCTCGGCCATCAGCAAAGCCGTGTGCAAGGCCACGACGCACGAAGTGAGCGGACCCAAGAAGAAGCACCTTGACT ACCTGATCCACTGCACCAACGAGCTGAATGTCAGCATCCCTCACCTGGCGGACACGCTGCTGGAGCGCACGGCTAGCAACAGCTGGATCGTGGTCTTCAAGGCGCTTATCGCCACGCATCACCTCATGATGTACGGCAACGAG aGACTGATGCAGTACGTCGCCTCCAGAAACACACTCTTCAACCTCAACAACTTTCTAGATAAGGCCGCGCTACAAG GATACAACATGTCCACCTTCATCAGACGCTACAGTCGCTACCTGAACGAAAAAGCCATGTCGTTCCGGTTAGCGGCGGTGGACTTCACCAAGATGAAGCGAGG GGTCGACGGCGTGATGCGCACCATGAACACGGATAAGCTGATTAAGACGCTGCCGATCATTCAGAACCAGCTGGACGCACTGCTGGATTTTCAG CCCAACTCCAACGAGCTGAGCAACGGGGTCATCAACACTGCCTTCATGCTGCTCTTCAAAGACTCCATACGGTTGTTTGCCGCGTACAACGAGGGCGTCATCAACATGCTGG AGAAGTACTTTGACATGAAGAAGAACCAGTGCAAAGAGGCGCTGGAGCTCTACAAGACCTTCCTCAACAGGATGACCAAACTGTCCGAGTTTCTCAAAGTGGCCGAG CAAGTTGGGATAGATCAGGGCGACAGCCCCGATCTCACACAG GCTCCCAACTCGCTCCTGGAGGCTCTGGAGCAACATTTAGCTTCTCTGGAAGGCCGGAAGCTCAAAGACCTCTCCACTGCCAGCAG ATCCAGCACTCTGTCCAGCACGGTGTCGTCCCTCTCCAGTACCGGGATCTCCCTCAGTCGAATGGATGACAAGACAGACGACAACAGGCTGCAGCAACACAAG GACGACGGTCATAAGATGATCGATATCCAGACGCCCAACGCGTCGCCCGGCACCCAATCGGTGGGCAGTGCCAACAGCAGCGGGGGAGCCACGGACCTGTTCTCCAGCTCGCCCCTTGTAGCCGTCAACAACCA TGTGCCAAACTTGACCGGTGAGCTGTTCACCTTGCAGCCCCACTTTGCCCCCCTTCAGACCACACACACTGTGCCCAACAACAACGCCTGGGGAG GTGACTTGCTCAAGCCGATCCCGCCCACTCAGATTCACAACCCCGGAGCCCCGCTGCACTCTGGGAAGATGTTCCCCAGCGATTTGGACTCTTCATTAGCCAACCTCGTCGGGA ACTTGCAGTTTGGGGGGACGCAAGCCAAAAG GCCTGAGCTGCAGTGGAGTCAGCTGGTGGAGAAGAAGCCGACAGGGGGAAGCGGCTGGCAGACCAAAACTATGTGCACCGGCACAAACTGGACTCACTCGCCTCATCCCATGGCTCCGGCTCCCATGCCCGTCCCTCAGATG AATGGATTGATCTACACCGGCTAT GCTCCAGCTCCAGTAGCTTTTCCTATGACAACCCCCCAAGTGCCTGTCTATGGAATG CTCCCCCCTCAAATGAGCCATCACATGGGGGGTGTTCCCATGATGCCCCCGCAGCCTGTTATGTACAACCAGCCGGTCCTGAGACCCACTAATCCCTTCGGACCCATCCCGGGGACGCAG ATGCACTTCATGTAG
- the rab38c gene encoding ras-related protein Rab-32, translated as MQRELLFKVLVIGDLGVGKTSIIKRYVHHIFSQHYRATIGVDFALKVLQWDRDTVVRLQLWDIAGQERYGNMTRVYYREAVGALVVFDSTRASTFDAVLKWKDDLDSKVRLSHGKPVPAVLLANKADQASCLQPRLDAFCRDNGFVGWFQTSAKENSNIEEAAHCLVEHILGNEESPPTEREPATLLLSGYANATKEHLSCSSCPK; from the exons atGCAGCGTGAGCTCCTATTCAAGGTGTTGGTGATCGGGGACCTGGGCGTGGGTAAAACATCCATCATCAAGCGCTACGTGCACCACATCTTCTCGCAACACTACCGCGCCACCATCGGCGTCGACTTCGCCCTTAAGGTGCTCCAGTGGGACCGGGATACCGTCGTCCGACTGCAGCTCTGGGACATTGCCG GACAGGAGCGCTACGGCAACATGACACGCGTCTACTACCGAGAAGCGGTGGGAGCGCTGGTGGTCTTTGACAGCACGCGAGCGTCCACATTTGACGCCGTGCTCAAGTGGAAGGACGACCTGGACTCAAAG GTGAGGCTGAGCCACGGGAAGCCCGTTCCCGCCGTGCtcttggccaataaagctgacCAAGCGTCATGCCTGCAACCCCGACTGGACGCCTTCTGCAGAGACAACGGTTTTGTCGGCTGGTTCCAGACCTCGGCCAAG GAAAACAGCAACATCGAGGAGGCCGCTCACTGCCTGGTGGAGCACATCCTGGGCAACGAGGAGAGTCCCCCGACTGAGCGAGAGCCCGCCACGCTGCTCCTGTCGGGATACGCCAACGCCACCAAGGAGCACCTCAGCTGTTCGTCATGTCCCAAATGA